A section of the Petrimonas sulfuriphila genome encodes:
- a CDS encoding S9 family peptidase has protein sequence MRKYFIFLLLSVCTSLLFAQQNKLFTLDELIPGGKNFYSYYPQIGEQFQWHDDELMMLRDDSVFRVDPLNPNHKKFVFRFDEIRKKEKGGGIVSRVSFDREGSDNLVFSSAKGTGVYDLKTRQVILSVDFPENSANQELSPDNVYLAYTKENNLYITDGTGKETAITSEENKGIVCGQAVHRDEFGIKGGIFWSPGGNKLAFYRMDETMVACYPVVDISARTATEKSIRYPMAGESSHEVAIGVYNVKTGQTVYLKTGEPRDKYLTNVVWSPDEKFIYVAELNREQNHLKMNRYDAGSGDFDKTLFEETHPKYVEPENPVLFVRNNPAQFVWQSERDGFNHLYLYDTSGRLLKQLTRGDWEVTDVIGFDGKGQHLFFVSTQPSPLERHAYSVNLKSGSIHRLTNVPGMHTIAVSNSGRYLVSRYSASDNPGKVDIIDLKNAKTVTLTSALNPFAGISMPRVELGSLKAADGKTDLFYRMVKPANFDAAKKYPVAIYVYGGPHSQLVQNRWRYGSGGWETYMAQKGYLVFVLDNRGTSFRGRAFEDVTHRRLGVEEAKDQMCGVEFLKSLPYVDAGRLGVHGWSYGGFMTINMLLRYPEVFKVGVAGGPVIDWKYYEVMYGERYMDTPQENPDGYAKTSLLNKAGRLKSRLLIIHGDEDPVVVMQHSLQFLKSSIGAGTHPDFFVYPGHEHNMIGRDRVHLHEHITRYFEDFCR, from the coding sequence ATGAGAAAATATTTTATTTTTCTTTTATTATCTGTTTGCACAAGCTTGCTGTTTGCCCAACAAAACAAGTTGTTCACGTTGGACGAACTTATCCCGGGAGGAAAAAACTTTTACAGTTATTATCCGCAAATAGGCGAACAATTTCAATGGCACGACGATGAGTTGATGATGCTCAGGGACGACTCCGTCTTCCGGGTCGACCCGTTGAATCCTAACCACAAAAAATTTGTTTTCCGGTTCGATGAAATCCGGAAAAAAGAAAAAGGCGGGGGAATTGTTTCCCGTGTGAGTTTTGACAGGGAAGGCAGCGATAACCTGGTATTTTCATCGGCTAAGGGCACGGGTGTGTATGACTTGAAAACCAGACAGGTAATCTTGTCTGTTGATTTTCCCGAAAACAGTGCCAACCAGGAACTTTCTCCCGACAATGTTTATCTGGCCTATACAAAAGAGAATAACTTGTATATAACGGACGGAACAGGTAAAGAGACGGCAATCACTTCGGAAGAAAACAAGGGGATTGTTTGTGGTCAGGCGGTTCACCGGGATGAGTTCGGAATTAAAGGAGGAATCTTTTGGTCACCCGGTGGAAACAAACTGGCGTTTTACCGGATGGATGAAACCATGGTTGCCTGTTATCCGGTTGTGGATATCTCTGCCCGGACCGCAACGGAGAAAAGCATTCGGTATCCGATGGCCGGAGAAAGCAGTCACGAAGTGGCGATCGGTGTTTATAACGTAAAGACCGGGCAAACCGTTTACCTGAAAACAGGTGAACCCAGGGACAAGTACCTGACAAACGTGGTTTGGAGTCCCGACGAAAAATTTATATATGTAGCCGAACTTAATCGTGAACAAAATCACTTGAAGATGAACCGGTACGACGCAGGGTCGGGTGATTTTGATAAAACACTTTTTGAAGAAACACATCCGAAGTACGTGGAGCCTGAAAATCCGGTTTTGTTTGTGAGGAACAACCCCGCTCAATTTGTCTGGCAAAGCGAACGGGACGGATTCAACCACCTGTACCTGTACGATACGTCGGGCCGATTACTGAAACAACTCACCCGGGGAGATTGGGAAGTAACGGATGTTATCGGTTTTGACGGAAAAGGACAACACCTGTTTTTTGTCTCAACCCAGCCCAGCCCTTTAGAAAGGCATGCTTACAGCGTAAATTTAAAGAGCGGAAGCATCCACCGACTCACCAATGTTCCGGGCATGCACACCATTGCCGTCAGCAATTCTGGAAGATACCTGGTCAGCCGTTATTCAGCCAGCGATAATCCCGGTAAAGTTGATATTATCGACTTGAAAAACGCCAAAACGGTTACACTAACCTCCGCTCTAAATCCTTTTGCCGGAATCAGTATGCCTCGTGTTGAACTAGGAAGCCTGAAAGCTGCCGACGGTAAAACCGATTTATTTTACCGGATGGTAAAGCCCGCTAACTTCGATGCGGCAAAGAAATACCCTGTGGCCATATATGTTTACGGTGGTCCGCATTCACAATTGGTGCAGAATCGCTGGAGATACGGTTCGGGCGGTTGGGAAACGTATATGGCACAGAAAGGATACCTTGTTTTTGTGTTGGATAACCGGGGTACATCGTTTCGAGGACGAGCCTTCGAGGATGTTACTCACCGTAGGCTTGGTGTGGAGGAGGCCAAAGACCAGATGTGCGGTGTGGAATTCTTGAAATCACTGCCTTACGTGGATGCCGGCCGGCTGGGTGTTCACGGCTGGAGCTATGGCGGATTTATGACAATTAACATGTTACTGCGCTACCCGGAGGTATTTAAGGTGGGCGTTGCCGGTGGTCCTGTGATCGATTGGAAATATTACGAAGTGATGTACGGTGAACGTTACATGGATACGCCTCAGGAGAATCCTGACGGTTACGCGAAGACAAGTTTGCTGAACAAAGCTGGTAGGCTGAAATCGAGGCTGCTTATCATTCACGGTGACGAAGATCCGGTAGTGGTGATGCAGCACAGCTTGCAGTTCTTGAAATCGTCGATTGGTGCAGGCACGCATCCCGACTTTTTCGTCTACCCCGGACACGAGCATAACATGATAGGCCGGGACCGTGTGCATCTGCACGAACACATCACACGCTATTTTGAGGATTTTTGCCGGTAG